The following proteins come from a genomic window of Ictalurus furcatus strain D&B chromosome 26, Billie_1.0, whole genome shotgun sequence:
- the zc3h13 gene encoding zinc finger CCCH domain-containing protein 13 isoform X3 — translation MSKIRRKVTVENSKTISESSSSTTTPSRRPSVFERLGPSTGSNATETQCRNWLKTGNCSYGNTCRYTHGTPARGKNFSGAFSRSSERPTGDLRERMKNKRQDVDTDTQKRDQDEPTSPTTRQRDSSRSRHREKEDIKITKERTPASEEEAAEWEANREDSDNGDYDYELSLEMKRQKIQNELMKLEQENMDKREELLIKKEESVTKTRTSSTSKDKGSPEHSSSKNSPLSRKSSGSPKRKPSGSPKRKSIGKGSGSGKKEKKSSSSSVISSPVMEQSRTEEAESRSSKSGHNKKKGPRTPSPPPPVPLDLPVGGKKHKGKHKNKEKSEDKQKDAKERGRDIDKHKEKKEKRRDRSDSSHKAKRSVTSEERSGSVSSPGREVSPQTRRKSSSPKPTTQKQSSPQRSRTPPRHRRSLSPTPRPHHSPSSHSGSSHQRHSPSPRRRRGSASPSYQRDLLPPLSSSPTAAQASRRSRSRSPPTPQRSSPASRHHSQGREREKERGRGERDRSPTHDRRHERRDESRGKREKDGGRDDRSYEADQSSSRDDRETRESRDRRFDRDRRDTRDDRQHRSGDAKDVRDTRDRSGRESMEHRERDRDRERDRERDRDRERNDAHRKDDTSVQEERSYGRGHGREEGRSESRAESRNESRTERTGRGRGRASDNSEKGSARGSRASTSQADSGGHDGWESRSGGLSERSSERNTEKGTERDRYDGDRQRGEQARDSSYDRRGSQADRDRREHRDRADQRAPSPGRHQGRGEETEREERRDERRSDRGEDRREDRGRERDRERDREREREREREKERERETERERAREREREREEREREREREREEREREREREEREREREREERERERKERERERELRERERQREWEEREKGREDRRERREERGDPHEERKNSGRKRHRVENTPSPRPSPKKVREGSPADSDGYNSTEEKGDKHRLLSQVVRPQEPSRSPPRVVSADDKPTRWRDNERRGDKKDGRGRHEEAEPRRERSAGRGTERRGDHSSESSLTVPASESRRIKEQRDAIAPPVPSASGPEVRDSASAGHEEGKKKTKSQKKNLKKNRKEDESISAGGDRFNPEPLPPPSSSSSSVPTEAPRPLLSSPKAVKKKSLEQRRKRSRGAESDPSEDEQPISKRRRGPQTPPPINKEDLPSQRALLSGHAIAAPLKIDTNFSDWSDEEVPERSDALPERAPERLLPRRNPPLAPLLPDPPMALHALPLQPLQPLLPQHMLRKPQQADQRQQRSSSMGSNQSWAASRRLRSPSNDSAHRTDDSQPGPRSRRAHGQGANSRDRDRERERERERDRTAATEPIGGREERKSRIDQLRRGEPSRSTSSDRQDSRSHSSRRSSPESERQARSRAGSHDSRERDRDRERDQFERDRKEYRQPQNQSLLQPRDWEPEPREWGVRGREPLLLRPNREPIRERDLREMRERERLLPEGPLSHERLDRDRERDRDRGERERERMLPFDHPPSGEPKSRAEMRMERGDYEPLLPREALVDMDKPSATEEPHVPVEPCETEKIDSLDEDEGKGEDVQSAVSGGEEYEPISDDELDEILADSQKRDDQQDEEKIPGPLDVIDVDWSSLMPKQKQETRAPGAALLRFTPGAMLLRAGVSRRLAGPQLLARVKDVCAKELEDAKDAEKLFEHDLGALNMAALNRRTERANLLRNLGPCGKALCARRDIAIRRQLLKNDKGTTKQIYTSAPVVDQELLQLSIRLFKKKMAAGQEKADLAPVAGTPAEVCVS, via the exons ATGTCCAAGATCAGGCGGAAGGTGACAGTGGAAAACTCGAAGACCATATCAGAGAGCAGCAGCAGTACGACCACTCCATCCCGCAGGCCCAGCGTCTTCGAGAGACTCGGACCCAGCACGGGCAGTAATGCCACAGAG ACCCAGTGTAGAAATTGGTTGAAGACAGGAAATTGCAGTTACGGCAACACTTGTCGCTACACGCATGGAACTCCGGCAAGAGGCAAGAATTTTTCTGGCGCATTCAGCAG gtcatcCGAGAGGCCCACTGGTGATCTCCGGGAGAGGATGAAAAATAAGAGACAGGATGTAGATACAGACACTCAAAAAAGAGACCAAGACGAACCTACTTCACCCACAACTAGA cagaGAGATTCATCCCgaagcagacacagagagaaagaggataTAAAGATCACTAAAGAACGAACTCCAGCCAGCGAAGAGGAAGCAGCAGAGTGGGAAGCCAATCGTGAAG ACTCTGATAACGGTGACTACGATTACGAGTTATCCCTGGAAATGAAGAGGCAGAAGATCCAGAATGAGCTGATGAAGCTCGAGCAGGAGAACATGGACAAACGAGAAGAGCTCCTCATTAAGAAAGAG GAATCAGTGACCAAGACCAGGACCAGCAGCACTTCTAAAGATAAG GGGTCTCCTGAACACTCTAGCTCCAAGAACTCACCCCTGTCCCGCAAGTCCAGTGGCTCCCCCAAACGAAAGCCCAGTGGTTCTCCTAAACGCAAGTCCATCGGGAAGGGCAGCGGCTCCGgcaagaaggagaagaaatcATCCTCTTCATCAGTCATCTCCTCCCCGGTGATGGAGCAGAGCAGAACGGAGGAGGCTGAGAGCAG ATCATCCAAGAGTGGACACAACAAGAAGAAAGGGCCACGCACACCCAGCCCCCCTCCCCCTGTGCCCTTGGACCTGCCCGTAGGAGGCAAAAAGCACAagggaaaacacaaaaacaaggaGAAGAGCGAAGACAAGCAGAAAGACGCCAAGGAGCGGGGCAGAGACATCGATAAGCacaaggagaagaaagagaagcgCAG GGACCGCTCCGACAGTTCCCACAAGGCTAAGCGATCAGTAACGTCAGAGGAACGTTCTGGAAGCGTGTCATCTCCTGGCCGAGAGGTGTCGCCCCAGACCAGAAGGAAGTCCTCGTCTCCCAAGCCTACCACCCAAAAACAAAGTTCACCGCAGAG GTCTCGTACCCCACCACGTCACCGCCGGAGCCTTTCTCCTACGCCCCGCCCTCACCACTCCCCCTCATCTCACTCTGGGTCTTCCCACCAACGTCACTCCCCATCTCCTCGCCGACGCCGTGGCTCCGCCTCCCCGTCCTACCAACGGGACCTGCTTCCCCCCTTGTCATCCTCACCCACAGCTGCTCAGGCCTCACGTCGCTCACGTTCCCGTTCGCCCCCCACGCCGCAGAGGTCAAGCCCCGCTTCCCGCCACCACTCGCAGGGCCGGGAgcgggaaaaagagagaggacgGGGGGAGAGGGATAGAAGCCCCACCCACGACAGACGTCACGAACGCCGAGATG AGAGCCGCGGAAAGCGCGAGAAAGATGGCGGGCGGGACGATCGCAGCTACGAGGCCGATCAGAGCTCCTCGCGAGACGACCGTGAGACTCGAGAGAGCCGAGACCGACGCTTCGACCGAGACCGCCGAGACACGCGTGACGACCGACAACACCGCAGCGGCGATGCCAAGGACGTGCGGGACACCAGAGACCGCTCCGGCCGGGAGTCGAtggaacacagagagagagaccgggacAGAGAGCGGGACCGAGAGAGGGACAGGGATAGGGAAAGGAATGACGCTCACAGGAAAGACGACACATCGGTGCAGGAAGAGAGAAGTTACGGAAGAGGACATGGCAGAGAAGAGGGACGGAGCGAGAGCAGGGCAGAGAGTAGGAATGAATCACGCACAGAGAGGACGGGAAGAGGAAGGGGACGTGCATCGGACAACTCTGAGAAAG GATCAGCTCGTGGGTCTCGTGCGTCTACTTCGCAGGCAGACAGCGGGGGCCATGATGGATGGGAGTCTCGTAGCGGTGGACTAAGTGAGAGGAGCTCTGAGAGAAACACGGAGAAGGGGACAGAACGTGATCGCTATGACGGCGACAGGCAGCGCGGGGAGCAGGCCCGAGATTCGTCTTACGACCGCCGCGGTAGTCAGGCGGACAGAGATCGCCGTGAGCACAGGGACAGAG CAGATCAGAGAGCGCCCTCACCGGGACGTCACCAAGGCCGCGGCGAGGAAACCGAGCGCGAGGAGAGGAGAGACGAGAGGAGGAGCGACCGAGGCGAGGACAGACGAGAGGACAGGGGCCGTGAGCGAGACCGAGAAAGGgaccgggagagagagagggagcgggaacgagagaaagagagggagcgagagactGAGAGGGAAAGGGccagggagagagagcgggagcgagaggaaagagagagagagcgggaacGGGAGAGGGAGGAACGCGAGAGGGAGCGAGAacgagaggagagggagagggaacgcgaGAGAGAAGAGCGGGAACGggagaggaaagagagggaaCGGGAGAGGGAGCTCCGAGAGAGGGAGCGGCAGAGAGAgtgggaggagagagagaagggcaggGAGGACAGgcgggagaggagagaggagagaggagatcCTCATGAAGAGCGAAAGAACAG TGGGCGCAAGAGGCACCGTGTGGAGAACACCCCCAGCCCCAGGCCCTCTCCTAAAAAAGTGCGGGAAGGTAGCCCTGCAGACAGTGATGGCTACAACAGTACAGAGGAAAAAG GTGATAAACACAGACTCCTGAGTCAGGTCGTCCGTCCTCAGGAGCCAAGCCGCTCCCCTCCCCGCGTCGTATCCGCCGACGACAAGCCCACACGCTGGAGGGACAACGAGCGTCGTGGTGACAAGAAGGACGGGCGTGGTCGGCATGAAGAAGCAGAACCTCGTAGAGAGCGAAGTGCAGGTCGAGGGACGGAGCGCCGTGGGGATCATTCTTCTGAGAGTTCTCTGACTGTTCCAGCATCTGAGTCTCGCAGGATTAAAGAGCAAAGAGACGCCATCGCACCACCCGTCCCCTCAGCCAGTGGCCCTGAGGTACGAGATTCTGCGTCGGCCGGCCATGAGGAAGGCAAGAAGAAAACCAAGTCTCAGAAAAAGAAcctgaagaaaaacaggaaagaGGATGAGAGCATTAGTGCTGGTGGTGACCGTTTTAACCCCGAGCCCCTGCCACcgccttcctcttcctcctcctcagtaCCCACTGAAGCGCCACGCCCACTCCTCTCATCCCCTAAGGCGGTCAAGAAGAAATCGCTGGAGCAGAGGCGGAAGCGCTCCCGGGGCGCCGAGTCTGACCCGTCTGAGGATGAGCAACCAATCAGCAAGAGACGTCGTGGCCCTCAGACACCTCCGCCAATCAACAAAGAGGACTTGCCTTCCCAGCGAGCGCTGCTATCTGGCCACGCTATAGCAGCACCGCTCAAAATAGACACTAACTTCAGTGACTGGTCTGATGAGGAAGTCCCAGAACGCAGCGACGCTTTACCCGAGCGAGCACCAGAGCGGCTGCTGCCCCGTCGAAACCCACCTCTAGCCCCATTGCTCCCTGACCCGCCCATGGCGTTGCACGCACTCCCACTACAACCGCTGCAGCCGTTGCTGCCGCAGCACATGTTGCGCAAACCGCAGCAGGCTGACCAAAGGCAGCAACGCAGTAGCAGCATGGGTAGCAACCAGAGTTGGGCAGCTTCGCGCCGGCTCCGTTCACCTTCCAACGACTCCGCCCACCGCACAGACGACAGCCAGCCGGGGCCGCGTTCACGCAGGGCACATGGACAGGGAGCCAATTCCCGTGAccgtgacagagagagagaaagggaacgAGAGAGGGATAGGACGGCAGCTACCGAACCGATtggaggaagggaggagaggaaGTCGAGGATTGACCAGTTGAGGAGAGGAGAGCCGAGTCGCAGTACTTCATCAG accgtCAGGACTCGCGTAGTCACAGTTCTCGGCGCAGCTCTCCAGAGTCAGAGCGGCAAGCTCGCTCTCGGGCCGGCTCGCATGACAGCCGCGAGCGCGACCGGGACCGCGAGCGTGACCAATTTGAGCGTGACAGGAAGGAATACCGGCAACCGCAGAACCAGTCGCTATTACAGCCACGTGACTGGGAGCCAGAACCGCGTGAGTGGGGTGTTCGAGGTCGTGAGCCCCTCCTTCTCCGCCCTAACCGGGAGCCAATCAGAGAGCGGGACTTGCGCGAGATGCGTGAGCGGGAGAGACTGCTGCCTGAGGGACCACTCTCACACGAGCGCCTTGACCgcgacagggagagagacagagacaggggaGAGCGAGAGCGGGAGCGCATGCTGCCCTTTGACCACCCACCATCAGGGGAACCCAAGAGCCGAGCAGAGATGCGGATGGAGCGAGGAGACTATGAGCCCCTGCTGCCTCGAGAAGCCCTCGTGGACATGGACAAACCCAGTGCTACAGAAGAGCCACATGTACCTGTGGAACCCTGTGAGACAGAGAAGATAGACAGTCTTGACG AGGATGAAGGGAAGGGTGAGGACGTCCAGTCAGCAGTGTCCGGTGGGGAGGAATACGAGCCTATCAGCGATGACGAGCTGGATGAGATATTGGCTGACAGCCAGAAACGAGATGATCAGCAGGATGAAGAGAAAATTCCAG GGCCCCTGGACGTGATTGACGTGGACTGGTCGAGCCTGATGCCCAAGCAGAAACAGGAAACCCGAGCACCAGGGGCTGCATTGCTTAGATTCACCCCCGGAGCCATGCTGCTGCGGGCGGGCGTCTCTCGCCGTCTAGCTGGTCCTCAGCTCCTCGCACGTGTTAAAGACGTCTGTGCTAAAGAGCTGGAGGATGCTAAAG ATGCGGAGAAGCTGTTTGAGCACGACCTTGGTGCCCTGAACATGGCCGCCCTCAACAGGAGGACCGAGAGAGCGAACCTGCTGAGAAACCTGGGGCCGTGTGGCAAGGCTCTGTGTGCACGTCGAGACATCGCCATCCGCAGGCAACTCCTCAAGAACGACAAG GGGACGACTAAGCAGATCTACACCAGTGCTCCAGTGGTGGACCAAGAACTTCTGCAGCTCAGCATACGTCTCTTCAAGAAGAAAATGGCTGCCGGGCAGGAGAAAGCCGACCTGGCGCCTGTGGCTGGCACCCCAGCTGAGGTGTGCGTGTCTTAA
- the zc3h13 gene encoding zinc finger CCCH domain-containing protein 13 isoform X6 yields the protein MKNKRQDVDTDTQKRDQDEPTSPTTRQRDSSRSRHREKEDIKITKERTPASEEEAAEWEANREDSDNGDYDYELSLEMKRQKIQNELMKLEQENMDKREELLIKKEESVTKTRTSSTSKDKGSPEHSSSKNSPLSRKSSGSPKRKPSGSPKRKSIGKGSGSGKKEKKSSSSSVISSPVMEQSRTEEAESRSSKSGHNKKKGPRTPSPPPPVPLDLPVGGKKHKGKHKNKEKSEDKQKDAKERGRDIDKHKEKKEKRRDRSDSSHKAKRSVTSEERSGSVSSPGREVSPQTRRKSSSPKPTTQKQSSPQRSRTPPRHRRSLSPTPRPHHSPSSHSGSSHQRHSPSPRRRRGSASPSYQRDLLPPLSSSPTAAQASRRSRSRSPPTPQRSSPASRHHSQGREREKERGRGERDRSPTHDRRHERRDESRGKREKDGGRDDRSYEADQSSSRDDRETRESRDRRFDRDRRDTRDDRQHRSGDAKDVRDTRDRSGRESMEHRERDRDRERDRERDRDRERNDAHRKDDTSVQEERSYGRGHGREEGRSESRAESRNESRTERTGRGRGRASDNSEKGSARGSRASTSQADSGGHDGWESRSGGLSERSSERNTEKGTERDRYDGDRQRGEQARDSSYDRRGSQADRDRREHRDRADQRAPSPGRHQGRGEETEREERRDERRSDRGEDRREDRGRERDRERDREREREREREKERERETERERAREREREREEREREREREREEREREREREEREREREREERERERKERERERELRERERQREWEEREKGREDRRERREERGDPHEERKNSGRKRHRVENTPSPRPSPKKVREGSPADSDGYNSTEEKGDKHRLLSQVVRPQEPSRSPPRVVSADDKPTRWRDNERRGDKKDGRGRHEEAEPRRERSAGRGTERRGDHSSESSLTVPASESRRIKEQRDAIAPPVPSASGPEVRDSASAGHEEGKKKTKSQKKNLKKNRKEDESISAGGDRFNPEPLPPPSSSSSSVPTEAPRPLLSSPKAVKKKSLEQRRKRSRGAESDPSEDEQPISKRRRGPQTPPPINKEDLPSQRALLSGHAIAAPLKIDTNFSDWSDEEVPERSDALPERAPERLLPRRNPPLAPLLPDPPMALHALPLQPLQPLLPQHMLRKPQQADQRQQRSSSMGSNQSWAASRRLRSPSNDSAHRTDDSQPGPRSRRAHGQGANSRDRDRERERERERDRTAATEPIGGREERKSRIDQLRRGEPSRSTSSDRQDSRSHSSRRSSPESERQARSRAGSHDSRERDRDRERDQFERDRKEYRQPQNQSLLQPRDWEPEPREWGVRGREPLLLRPNREPIRERDLREMRERERLLPEGPLSHERLDRDRERDRDRGERERERMLPFDHPPSGEPKSRAEMRMERGDYEPLLPREALVDMDKPSATEEPHVPVEPCETEKIDSLDVEDEGKGEDVQSAVSGGEEYEPISDDELDEILADSQKRDDQQDEEKIPGPLDVIDVDWSSLMPKQKQETRAPGAALLRFTPGAMLLRAGVSRRLAGPQLLARVKDVCAKELEDAKDAEKLFEHDLGALNMAALNRRTERANLLRNLGPCGKALCARRDIAIRRQLLKNDKGTTKQIYTSAPVVDQELLQLSIRLFKKKMAAGQEKADLAPVAGTPAEVCVS from the exons ATGAAAAATAAGAGACAGGATGTAGATACAGACACTCAAAAAAGAGACCAAGACGAACCTACTTCACCCACAACTAGA cagaGAGATTCATCCCgaagcagacacagagagaaagaggataTAAAGATCACTAAAGAACGAACTCCAGCCAGCGAAGAGGAAGCAGCAGAGTGGGAAGCCAATCGTGAAG ACTCTGATAACGGTGACTACGATTACGAGTTATCCCTGGAAATGAAGAGGCAGAAGATCCAGAATGAGCTGATGAAGCTCGAGCAGGAGAACATGGACAAACGAGAAGAGCTCCTCATTAAGAAAGAG GAATCAGTGACCAAGACCAGGACCAGCAGCACTTCTAAAGATAAG GGGTCTCCTGAACACTCTAGCTCCAAGAACTCACCCCTGTCCCGCAAGTCCAGTGGCTCCCCCAAACGAAAGCCCAGTGGTTCTCCTAAACGCAAGTCCATCGGGAAGGGCAGCGGCTCCGgcaagaaggagaagaaatcATCCTCTTCATCAGTCATCTCCTCCCCGGTGATGGAGCAGAGCAGAACGGAGGAGGCTGAGAGCAG ATCATCCAAGAGTGGACACAACAAGAAGAAAGGGCCACGCACACCCAGCCCCCCTCCCCCTGTGCCCTTGGACCTGCCCGTAGGAGGCAAAAAGCACAagggaaaacacaaaaacaaggaGAAGAGCGAAGACAAGCAGAAAGACGCCAAGGAGCGGGGCAGAGACATCGATAAGCacaaggagaagaaagagaagcgCAG GGACCGCTCCGACAGTTCCCACAAGGCTAAGCGATCAGTAACGTCAGAGGAACGTTCTGGAAGCGTGTCATCTCCTGGCCGAGAGGTGTCGCCCCAGACCAGAAGGAAGTCCTCGTCTCCCAAGCCTACCACCCAAAAACAAAGTTCACCGCAGAG GTCTCGTACCCCACCACGTCACCGCCGGAGCCTTTCTCCTACGCCCCGCCCTCACCACTCCCCCTCATCTCACTCTGGGTCTTCCCACCAACGTCACTCCCCATCTCCTCGCCGACGCCGTGGCTCCGCCTCCCCGTCCTACCAACGGGACCTGCTTCCCCCCTTGTCATCCTCACCCACAGCTGCTCAGGCCTCACGTCGCTCACGTTCCCGTTCGCCCCCCACGCCGCAGAGGTCAAGCCCCGCTTCCCGCCACCACTCGCAGGGCCGGGAgcgggaaaaagagagaggacgGGGGGAGAGGGATAGAAGCCCCACCCACGACAGACGTCACGAACGCCGAGATG AGAGCCGCGGAAAGCGCGAGAAAGATGGCGGGCGGGACGATCGCAGCTACGAGGCCGATCAGAGCTCCTCGCGAGACGACCGTGAGACTCGAGAGAGCCGAGACCGACGCTTCGACCGAGACCGCCGAGACACGCGTGACGACCGACAACACCGCAGCGGCGATGCCAAGGACGTGCGGGACACCAGAGACCGCTCCGGCCGGGAGTCGAtggaacacagagagagagaccgggacAGAGAGCGGGACCGAGAGAGGGACAGGGATAGGGAAAGGAATGACGCTCACAGGAAAGACGACACATCGGTGCAGGAAGAGAGAAGTTACGGAAGAGGACATGGCAGAGAAGAGGGACGGAGCGAGAGCAGGGCAGAGAGTAGGAATGAATCACGCACAGAGAGGACGGGAAGAGGAAGGGGACGTGCATCGGACAACTCTGAGAAAG GATCAGCTCGTGGGTCTCGTGCGTCTACTTCGCAGGCAGACAGCGGGGGCCATGATGGATGGGAGTCTCGTAGCGGTGGACTAAGTGAGAGGAGCTCTGAGAGAAACACGGAGAAGGGGACAGAACGTGATCGCTATGACGGCGACAGGCAGCGCGGGGAGCAGGCCCGAGATTCGTCTTACGACCGCCGCGGTAGTCAGGCGGACAGAGATCGCCGTGAGCACAGGGACAGAG CAGATCAGAGAGCGCCCTCACCGGGACGTCACCAAGGCCGCGGCGAGGAAACCGAGCGCGAGGAGAGGAGAGACGAGAGGAGGAGCGACCGAGGCGAGGACAGACGAGAGGACAGGGGCCGTGAGCGAGACCGAGAAAGGgaccgggagagagagagggagcgggaacgagagaaagagagggagcgagagactGAGAGGGAAAGGGccagggagagagagcgggagcgagaggaaagagagagagagcgggaacGGGAGAGGGAGGAACGCGAGAGGGAGCGAGAacgagaggagagggagagggaacgcgaGAGAGAAGAGCGGGAACGggagaggaaagagagggaaCGGGAGAGGGAGCTCCGAGAGAGGGAGCGGCAGAGAGAgtgggaggagagagagaagggcaggGAGGACAGgcgggagaggagagaggagagaggagatcCTCATGAAGAGCGAAAGAACAG TGGGCGCAAGAGGCACCGTGTGGAGAACACCCCCAGCCCCAGGCCCTCTCCTAAAAAAGTGCGGGAAGGTAGCCCTGCAGACAGTGATGGCTACAACAGTACAGAGGAAAAAG GTGATAAACACAGACTCCTGAGTCAGGTCGTCCGTCCTCAGGAGCCAAGCCGCTCCCCTCCCCGCGTCGTATCCGCCGACGACAAGCCCACACGCTGGAGGGACAACGAGCGTCGTGGTGACAAGAAGGACGGGCGTGGTCGGCATGAAGAAGCAGAACCTCGTAGAGAGCGAAGTGCAGGTCGAGGGACGGAGCGCCGTGGGGATCATTCTTCTGAGAGTTCTCTGACTGTTCCAGCATCTGAGTCTCGCAGGATTAAAGAGCAAAGAGACGCCATCGCACCACCCGTCCCCTCAGCCAGTGGCCCTGAGGTACGAGATTCTGCGTCGGCCGGCCATGAGGAAGGCAAGAAGAAAACCAAGTCTCAGAAAAAGAAcctgaagaaaaacaggaaagaGGATGAGAGCATTAGTGCTGGTGGTGACCGTTTTAACCCCGAGCCCCTGCCACcgccttcctcttcctcctcctcagtaCCCACTGAAGCGCCACGCCCACTCCTCTCATCCCCTAAGGCGGTCAAGAAGAAATCGCTGGAGCAGAGGCGGAAGCGCTCCCGGGGCGCCGAGTCTGACCCGTCTGAGGATGAGCAACCAATCAGCAAGAGACGTCGTGGCCCTCAGACACCTCCGCCAATCAACAAAGAGGACTTGCCTTCCCAGCGAGCGCTGCTATCTGGCCACGCTATAGCAGCACCGCTCAAAATAGACACTAACTTCAGTGACTGGTCTGATGAGGAAGTCCCAGAACGCAGCGACGCTTTACCCGAGCGAGCACCAGAGCGGCTGCTGCCCCGTCGAAACCCACCTCTAGCCCCATTGCTCCCTGACCCGCCCATGGCGTTGCACGCACTCCCACTACAACCGCTGCAGCCGTTGCTGCCGCAGCACATGTTGCGCAAACCGCAGCAGGCTGACCAAAGGCAGCAACGCAGTAGCAGCATGGGTAGCAACCAGAGTTGGGCAGCTTCGCGCCGGCTCCGTTCACCTTCCAACGACTCCGCCCACCGCACAGACGACAGCCAGCCGGGGCCGCGTTCACGCAGGGCACATGGACAGGGAGCCAATTCCCGTGAccgtgacagagagagagaaagggaacgAGAGAGGGATAGGACGGCAGCTACCGAACCGATtggaggaagggaggagaggaaGTCGAGGATTGACCAGTTGAGGAGAGGAGAGCCGAGTCGCAGTACTTCATCAG accgtCAGGACTCGCGTAGTCACAGTTCTCGGCGCAGCTCTCCAGAGTCAGAGCGGCAAGCTCGCTCTCGGGCCGGCTCGCATGACAGCCGCGAGCGCGACCGGGACCGCGAGCGTGACCAATTTGAGCGTGACAGGAAGGAATACCGGCAACCGCAGAACCAGTCGCTATTACAGCCACGTGACTGGGAGCCAGAACCGCGTGAGTGGGGTGTTCGAGGTCGTGAGCCCCTCCTTCTCCGCCCTAACCGGGAGCCAATCAGAGAGCGGGACTTGCGCGAGATGCGTGAGCGGGAGAGACTGCTGCCTGAGGGACCACTCTCACACGAGCGCCTTGACCgcgacagggagagagacagagacaggggaGAGCGAGAGCGGGAGCGCATGCTGCCCTTTGACCACCCACCATCAGGGGAACCCAAGAGCCGAGCAGAGATGCGGATGGAGCGAGGAGACTATGAGCCCCTGCTGCCTCGAGAAGCCCTCGTGGACATGGACAAACCCAGTGCTACAGAAGAGCCACATGTACCTGTGGAACCCTGTGAGACAGAGAAGATAGACAGTCTTGACG TAGAGGATGAAGGGAAGGGTGAGGACGTCCAGTCAGCAGTGTCCGGTGGGGAGGAATACGAGCCTATCAGCGATGACGAGCTGGATGAGATATTGGCTGACAGCCAGAAACGAGATGATCAGCAGGATGAAGAGAAAATTCCAG GGCCCCTGGACGTGATTGACGTGGACTGGTCGAGCCTGATGCCCAAGCAGAAACAGGAAACCCGAGCACCAGGGGCTGCATTGCTTAGATTCACCCCCGGAGCCATGCTGCTGCGGGCGGGCGTCTCTCGCCGTCTAGCTGGTCCTCAGCTCCTCGCACGTGTTAAAGACGTCTGTGCTAAAGAGCTGGAGGATGCTAAAG ATGCGGAGAAGCTGTTTGAGCACGACCTTGGTGCCCTGAACATGGCCGCCCTCAACAGGAGGACCGAGAGAGCGAACCTGCTGAGAAACCTGGGGCCGTGTGGCAAGGCTCTGTGTGCACGTCGAGACATCGCCATCCGCAGGCAACTCCTCAAGAACGACAAG GGGACGACTAAGCAGATCTACACCAGTGCTCCAGTGGTGGACCAAGAACTTCTGCAGCTCAGCATACGTCTCTTCAAGAAGAAAATGGCTGCCGGGCAGGAGAAAGCCGACCTGGCGCCTGTGGCTGGCACCCCAGCTGAGGTGTGCGTGTCTTAA